One window of the Salvelinus fontinalis isolate EN_2023a chromosome 2, ASM2944872v1, whole genome shotgun sequence genome contains the following:
- the ppp2r2bb gene encoding protein phosphatase 2, regulatory subunit B, beta b isoform X3 gives MHLLEEDQGRCVKADIISTVEFNPTGELLATGDKGGRVVVFQREQESKNQPHRRGEYNVYSTFQSHEPEFDYLKSLEIEEKINKIRWLPQQNAAYFLLSTNDKTVKLWKISERDKRPEGYNLKDEDGRIRDPATITALRVPVLQPMDLMVEATPRRVFSNAHTYHINSISVSNDYETYMSTDDLRINLWNLEITNQSFNIVDIKPANMEELTEVITAAEFHPNQCNTFIYSSSKGSIRLCDMRASALCDNHSKFFEEPEDPSNRSFFSEIISSISDVKFSHSGRYLMTRDYLTVKVWDLNMESKPLETYQVHDYLRSKLCSLYENDCIFDKFECVWNGSDSVIMTGSYNNFFRMFDRNTKRDVTLEASRENSKPRAILKPRKVCVGGKRRKDEISVDSLDFSKKILHTAWHPSENIIAVAATNNLYIFQDKVN, from the exons ATGCATCTGCTAGAGGAAGACCAGGGAAGATGTGTCAAAG CTGACATCATATCCACGGTTGAGTTCAACccaactggagagctgctggcaACGGGGGACAAGGGAGGGAGAGTAGTGGTGTTCCAGAGAGAACAGGAG AGTAAGAACCAGCCCCACAGGAGAGGGGAGTACAACGTTTACAGCACCTTCCAGAGCCACGAGCCTGAGTTTGACTACCTGAAGAGCCTGGAGATCGAGGAGAAGATCAACAAGATCCGCTGGCTGCCTCAACAGAACGCTGCctacttcctcctctccaccaatG ATAAAACAGTGAAGCTGTGGAAGATCAGTGAGCGGGACAAGAGACCGGAGGGCTACAACCTGAAGGACGAGGATGGGAGGATCCGAGACCCAGCCACCATCACCGCCCTGCGG gTGCCAGTGCTGCAGCCCATGGACCTGATGGTGGAGGCGACGCCCAGGCGGGTGTTCTCCAACGCTCACACGTACCACATCAACTCCATCTCCGTCAGCAACGATTACGAGACCTACATGTCCACAGACGACCTGAGAATCAATCTGTGGAACCTGGAGATCACCAACCAGAGCTTCA ACATTGTGGACATCAAGCCGGCCAACATGGAGGAGCTGACAGAGGTGATCACAGCAGCAGAGTTCCATCCCAACCAGTGTAACACCTTCATCTACAGCAGCAGCAAGGGCTCCATCCGCCTGTGTGACATGAGGGCCTCAGCCCTGTGTGACAACCACTCCAAAT TCTTCGAGGAGCCGGAGGACCCCAGTAACCGCTCCTTCTTCTCTGAGATCATCTCCTCCATCTCAGATGTCAAGTTCAGCCACAGCGGGCGCTACCTGATGACACGGGACTACCTCACTGTCAAAGTGTGGGACCTCAACATGGAGAGCAAACCTCTGGAGACCTACCAG GTGCACGACTACCTGAGGAGTAAGCTGTGCTCCCTGTATGAGAACGACTGCATCTTCGACAAGTTTGAATGTGTCTGGAACGGGTCTGACAG TGTGATCATGACCGGCTCCTACAACAACTTCTTCCGCATGTTCGACCGCAACACCAAGCGTGACGTGACCCTGGAGGCGTCGAGGGAGAACAGCAAGCCCCGGGCCATCCTGAAGCCCCGGAAGGTGTGTGTGGGAGGCAAGAGACGCAAGGACGAGATCAGTGTGGACAGCCTGGACTTCAGCAAGAAGATCCTGCACACCGCCTGG